A region of the Streptomyces durocortorensis genome:
GAAGTTGATCCACTCATCGGTCTTCTTCCACACGTACTCGCACTTCACGAGGGAGTGGGACTTCTCGTAGATGACGGCGCTGCGCACCTCGGCGACGTGCTCGACGCAGAAGTCGTGGACGAGCTTGAGCGTCTTGCCCGTGTCGGCGACGTCGTCCGCGATCAGAACCTTCTTCCGGGAGAAGTCGATCGCATTGGGCACGGGCGCCAGCATGACGGGCATCTCCAAGGTGGTCCCCACCCCGGTGTAGAACTCCACGTTCACCAGGTGGATGTTCTTGCAGTCCAGCGCGTAGGCGAGCCCGCCCGCGACGAAGACCCCGCCGCGCGCGATGCTGAGCACGACGTCGGGCTCGTAGCCGTCGTCGGCGACGGCCTGCGCCAGCTCGCGCACGGCCCGCCCGAAGCCCTCGTAAGTAAGGTTTTCCCGCACGTCACTAGCCATGGTTGATCACACCTGGGTCCGATGGAAGTTCTGGAACGACCGCGAGGCCGTCGGCCCCCGCTGCCCCTGGTACCGCGACTCGTACCGCTCGGAGCCGTACGGGAACTCGGAGGGCGAGGTCAGCCGGAACATGCACAGCTGCCCGATCTTCATACCCGGCCACAGCTTGATCGGCAGCGTGGCGAGGTTCGACAGCTCCAGCGTCACGTGACCGGAGAACCCGGGGT
Encoded here:
- a CDS encoding phosphoribosyltransferase, whose product is MASDVRENLTYEGFGRAVRELAQAVADDGYEPDVVLSIARGGVFVAGGLAYALDCKNIHLVNVEFYTGVGTTLEMPVMLAPVPNAIDFSRKKVLIADDVADTGKTLKLVHDFCVEHVAEVRSAVIYEKSHSLVKCEYVWKKTDEWINFPWSVEKPVVRRDGQVLDA